Proteins from a genomic interval of Pseudomonas asplenii:
- a CDS encoding dermonecrotic toxin domain-containing protein yields MLLLACLSCVFLCREQSMTDSAVSAPLSESDQALQVLGLGDCLAARPSLESATAHLVQAMLEDYFPAQGEALRTAAFINLTVGTTSAAPASYQIIPLTHRLIDCWLGKAMPDHPLGSYLTLYPGAEAPQMLRLQVAKAEELVSEWAPALLQSYMQSLVDFWSSPALSGQKLSDVWRSPLAQGVSPWQQLSDFIATQLRKASTALTGDELDTVHGVLDFPDFKARSQALGNDCTKARITLVRVPGNAPLYQQALVLTRQVGQRQIVLLYTLLGGIKSFDSIKVLEADLGQTLSDSDPDPENYSADDHVFDALTATLLTRQLENIRTLNAGDYYDRAALDRHLYELTGPQVLVGAFSSAHEETLRQLHDLLPDWLQQASAVDRATYGRYVCRLSEVHRFHFGEAFLASIPSIFEFAQQELAKSLLKLDPKAKDVVVDRIRVTLTQSDSSPWEMAGPGFAAQDLRTQSSTRSYVEMALLNVDAFPLSATAQVHYDQPAAGEEQTPPSWMTYERLRAAVSDANVGATYPALLKQKLQRNTTERYRQHSLFTHYLQVLLPMLALELRLTQRLTECARLYVTAVMSMDTHVLVLSGLSIVVRPLALLAHPGAAADPVLNHFVIGPRMVDRGPQVLLRPGATEPLLEFASLAHLLAAIQVEGELQQSVLAGLDDYSRKIYDQGGFLEPHLTRIILSTWDLPEIPEPPTLDTTVLSGTVVEALFAASVETLIRHAEAISVSNAEARRKLLTDLGWALFSLLIPWAPGALAGVGLIVQLLPSLKALTDPNTQRPWAAFADVLLNLAAVLVYHRRLSPEPLATAGAGAAIVKPSVDGDGGLRAFIWTRGGRDFSASELERLDRFKLATTAPADMLPAEGEWRGLYQYGGLFYAHIHGDWFHVSRTIEGVRIVDIRHPASLGPWLIRDTSGSWQLDRGPRLLGGAGELSLRSRKRLNTLKYQARQLLDSLPGRLGRSEKLLRIAHGPADVEDRLINDAKLFSDLSAKLQELAHGLDEYPKELVDKLDAGAKLLRAQGTRLRIERVKIDPPTIIGVSYLRSKQQIRIRSLGPRKDISGGKGRDFLQEYEISDLQRTPLWYAHFHYSSLDAVDKNYTAAHLKTPRQRFQGINYQRAQEQSNQGVDAILRARIDATSASELFLSPTSW; encoded by the coding sequence ATGCTCCTGCTTGCCTGTTTGTCCTGTGTCTTCCTGTGCAGGGAGCAGAGCATGACGGACTCTGCTGTTTCGGCTCCGCTGAGCGAGAGCGATCAGGCCTTGCAGGTCCTTGGTCTGGGTGATTGCCTGGCCGCCCGGCCCAGCCTGGAGAGCGCTACGGCCCACTTGGTACAGGCGATGCTGGAAGACTATTTCCCGGCTCAGGGAGAAGCATTGCGGACTGCCGCCTTTATCAACCTTACGGTGGGTACAACCAGCGCGGCCCCGGCGAGCTACCAGATCATTCCTCTGACCCATCGGCTGATTGACTGCTGGCTGGGCAAAGCAATGCCAGATCATCCTCTTGGCAGCTACCTGACGCTCTACCCGGGAGCCGAGGCTCCGCAGATGTTGCGCCTGCAGGTCGCCAAAGCCGAAGAATTGGTGAGTGAGTGGGCTCCAGCCTTGCTGCAGAGCTACATGCAGAGCCTGGTCGACTTCTGGAGTTCGCCAGCCTTGTCCGGCCAGAAGTTATCGGATGTCTGGCGGTCGCCCTTGGCGCAGGGTGTTTCGCCCTGGCAACAGCTATCGGATTTCATCGCGACCCAGTTACGCAAAGCCAGCACCGCGCTCACGGGTGACGAACTGGACACCGTCCACGGTGTACTCGATTTTCCCGATTTCAAGGCGCGTTCCCAGGCGCTGGGAAACGACTGCACGAAGGCGCGCATCACCCTCGTTCGTGTCCCGGGCAACGCCCCGTTGTACCAGCAGGCCCTGGTCCTGACACGCCAGGTCGGTCAGCGGCAGATCGTATTGCTGTACACGTTATTGGGTGGAATCAAGTCGTTCGACTCCATCAAGGTGCTGGAAGCCGACTTGGGACAGACCTTGAGTGACAGTGATCCGGATCCGGAAAATTACTCTGCGGATGATCATGTCTTTGATGCCCTGACGGCTACCTTGCTGACCCGGCAGCTGGAAAACATCCGCACCCTCAACGCGGGCGACTACTACGACCGTGCCGCTCTCGACCGACACTTGTACGAGCTGACCGGCCCACAGGTGCTGGTCGGGGCCTTCAGTTCCGCGCACGAAGAGACGCTGCGGCAGTTGCATGATTTACTTCCCGACTGGTTACAGCAGGCTTCGGCAGTGGACCGGGCCACCTATGGCCGCTACGTCTGCCGGCTATCAGAGGTGCACCGGTTCCATTTCGGCGAGGCGTTTCTCGCAAGCATTCCCAGCATTTTCGAGTTTGCGCAGCAGGAGTTGGCCAAGAGCCTGCTCAAGCTTGATCCCAAGGCCAAGGACGTAGTGGTTGATCGTATCCGCGTGACGCTCACCCAGAGCGACAGCAGCCCGTGGGAAATGGCGGGTCCGGGGTTCGCCGCTCAAGATCTGCGTACCCAGTCCTCTACCCGGAGCTATGTGGAAATGGCACTGCTGAACGTCGATGCCTTTCCGCTCTCGGCCACCGCGCAGGTTCATTACGATCAGCCGGCGGCAGGTGAGGAGCAGACGCCACCGAGCTGGATGACCTATGAACGACTGCGAGCCGCCGTCAGTGATGCCAATGTCGGCGCGACCTATCCTGCTCTGCTCAAACAGAAACTGCAGCGCAACACGACTGAGCGATATCGGCAGCACTCGTTGTTCACCCACTATTTGCAGGTCCTGCTGCCGATGCTGGCGTTGGAACTGCGCCTGACGCAGAGGCTGACGGAGTGTGCGCGTCTATACGTCACGGCGGTGATGAGCATGGACACCCATGTGCTCGTGCTGTCGGGGCTGTCCATCGTGGTCCGCCCCCTGGCGTTGCTGGCACACCCTGGAGCTGCGGCGGACCCTGTGCTAAATCATTTTGTCATTGGCCCGCGGATGGTCGATCGAGGGCCGCAGGTGCTGCTACGACCGGGGGCGACAGAACCCTTGCTCGAGTTCGCCTCGCTCGCGCACCTGTTGGCGGCTATCCAGGTTGAAGGGGAGTTGCAGCAGTCGGTGTTGGCGGGCCTGGACGACTACAGTCGCAAGATTTATGACCAGGGTGGTTTTCTGGAGCCGCATCTGACGCGGATCATCCTCAGCACCTGGGACCTGCCAGAGATTCCTGAGCCGCCTACGCTGGATACCACGGTCTTGTCCGGCACGGTCGTTGAGGCGCTGTTCGCCGCCAGCGTCGAGACACTGATCAGGCATGCCGAGGCGATCTCGGTGTCGAATGCCGAAGCGCGCCGCAAGCTCCTCACCGATCTTGGCTGGGCGCTGTTCAGCCTACTGATTCCCTGGGCGCCGGGTGCTCTGGCGGGAGTGGGGTTGATCGTGCAACTGTTGCCCAGTCTCAAGGCGCTGACGGATCCGAATACACAACGGCCCTGGGCGGCATTCGCCGATGTGTTGCTCAACTTGGCGGCCGTGTTGGTCTATCACCGCCGACTGTCGCCTGAACCATTGGCAACCGCCGGTGCCGGCGCAGCGATCGTCAAACCATCGGTAGACGGGGACGGTGGATTGCGGGCGTTCATCTGGACTCGCGGTGGGCGCGATTTTTCAGCGTCCGAACTGGAGCGGCTTGACCGATTCAAACTGGCGACCACGGCTCCTGCCGATATGTTGCCGGCCGAGGGAGAATGGCGGGGTCTTTACCAATATGGTGGATTGTTCTATGCCCATATCCATGGCGACTGGTTTCATGTTTCGCGCACTATCGAAGGTGTAAGGATCGTCGATATCCGGCATCCGGCCAGTCTGGGCCCCTGGTTGATCCGCGATACCTCGGGAAGCTGGCAGCTGGATCGGGGCCCCCGGCTGCTGGGTGGCGCCGGTGAATTGAGTTTACGAAGCAGAAAGAGGCTCAACACGCTGAAATACCAGGCCCGCCAACTGCTTGACTCACTGCCTGGCCGGCTGGGCCGAAGTGAGAAACTTCTGCGTATTGCTCATGGCCCCGCTGATGTCGAGGACCGGCTCATCAACGATGCCAAGTTGTTCAGCGACCTGTCGGCCAAACTGCAGGAGTTGGCTCACGGTTTGGACGAGTATCCCAAGGAACTGGTGGACAAGCTCGACGCTGGCGCGAAACTCCTGCGAGCTCAAGGCACACGCCTGCGTATCGAAAGAGTGAAGATCGATCCGCCCACAATCATCGGCGTCTCGTATCTCAGGAGTAAGCAGCAGATCCGCATTCGGTCCCTGGGGCCGCGCAAGGATATTTCTGGCGGCAAGGGCCGGGACTTTCTACAGGAGTATGAGATTTCGGACTTGCAGCGGACCCCCCTGTGGTACGCACACTTTCACTATTCGAGTCTGGATGCGGTAGACAAGAACTATACGGCGGCTCACCTGAAGACTCCTCGGCAGCGTTTTCAGGGCATCAACTACCAGAGGGCTCAGGAACAATCGAATCAGGGTGTCGACGCTATCTTGCGGGCCAGGATCGACGCGACATCGGCCAGCGAACTGTTCCTGTCCCCCACGTCCTGGTAG
- a CDS encoding polyamine ABC transporter substrate-binding protein: MNRLKRFIAPALCAAVLSATAQAEDRTLRVYNWFDYITPKALDDFKAQNSQVKLVYDIFDTNEALEAKLLTGNSGYDVVVPSNVFLAKQIEAGVFQPLDRSKLPNWNHLDPKLMKLLEANDPGNKFAVPYMYGTILIGFNPAKVKATLGDNAPVDSWDLIFKEENISKLKQCGVALLDSPSEILPLALQHLGLDPNSKNPKDYEKAEALMLKIRPYITYFHSSKYMADIANGDICVAVGYSGSFSQAANRAKDAKNGVVVDMRLPKEGAPIWFDMLAIPKGAKDPEDAYTFINYLLQPQVIAPISDFVGYPNPNKDAIELVDPAIRNNINLYPTEAAMKTLYTLQPMDQKAERIRTRVWTRIKSGT; the protein is encoded by the coding sequence ATGAACAGACTCAAGCGTTTCATCGCCCCGGCCCTGTGCGCCGCCGTGCTCAGCGCCACAGCGCAGGCCGAAGACCGCACCCTGCGGGTCTATAACTGGTTCGACTACATCACGCCCAAGGCACTGGACGACTTCAAGGCGCAGAACAGCCAGGTCAAGCTGGTCTACGACATCTTCGACACCAACGAGGCGCTGGAGGCCAAGCTGCTCACCGGCAACTCCGGCTATGACGTGGTGGTGCCGTCCAACGTGTTCCTCGCCAAGCAGATCGAGGCCGGGGTGTTCCAGCCGCTGGACCGCAGCAAGCTGCCGAACTGGAACCACCTTGATCCCAAACTGATGAAACTGCTGGAGGCCAACGACCCGGGCAACAAATTTGCCGTGCCCTACATGTACGGCACCATCCTGATCGGCTTCAACCCGGCGAAGGTCAAGGCGACCCTGGGCGACAACGCGCCGGTGGACAGCTGGGACCTGATCTTCAAGGAAGAGAACATCAGCAAGCTCAAGCAGTGCGGCGTCGCCCTGCTCGACTCGCCTTCGGAGATCCTGCCACTGGCCTTGCAGCACCTGGGCCTGGACCCCAACAGCAAGAACCCCAAGGACTATGAAAAGGCCGAGGCGTTGATGCTCAAGATCCGCCCCTACATCACCTATTTCCACTCGTCCAAGTACATGGCCGATATCGCCAACGGCGACATCTGCGTCGCCGTCGGCTACTCCGGCAGCTTCTCCCAGGCCGCCAACCGCGCCAAGGACGCCAAAAACGGCGTGGTAGTCGACATGCGCCTGCCCAAAGAAGGCGCACCGATCTGGTTCGACATGCTGGCGATCCCCAAGGGCGCCAAAGACCCGGAAGACGCCTACACCTTCATCAACTACCTGCTGCAACCGCAGGTGATCGCGCCGATCAGCGATTTCGTCGGCTATCCGAACCCGAACAAGGACGCGATCGAGTTGGTTGACCCGGCCATTCGCAACAACATCAACCTGTACCCAACCGAAGCGGCGATGAAGACGCTCTATACCCTGCAACCGATGGATCAGAAAGCCGAACGTATCCGTACACGGGTCTGGACACGGATCAAGTCGGGGACCTGA
- a CDS encoding histone deacetylase family protein — MLTVYSDDHHLHHGRCELIDGQLMPCFEMPSRADHVLARVHHQALGPVSEPEDFGLEPIRRIHDNAYLEFFKGAWERWAELGQDGDLLPFTWPARTLRQVLPKSLHGQLGYYSFDGGAPITAGTWQAAYSAAQVALTAQAAIQQGAHSAFALCRPPGHHAASDLMGGYCYLNNAAIATQAFLDQGCGKVAILDVDYHHGNGTQSIFYERSDVLFASIHGDPQAEFPFFLGYADERGEGVGEGFNFNYPLAAGSGWERWSAALEQACAEIERYDAEVLVVSLGVDTFKDDPISQFKLDSPDYLRMGERIARLGKPTLFVMEGGYAVEEIGINAVNVLEGFQNAQ; from the coding sequence ATGCTGACGGTCTACTCAGACGATCACCACCTGCACCACGGCCGCTGCGAACTGATCGACGGGCAACTGATGCCCTGCTTCGAGATGCCTTCACGTGCCGACCACGTGCTCGCCCGCGTCCACCACCAGGCCCTGGGGCCGGTGAGTGAACCCGAGGACTTCGGCCTCGAACCGATTCGCCGCATCCACGACAATGCCTACCTGGAATTCTTCAAGGGCGCCTGGGAGCGCTGGGCCGAACTGGGCCAGGACGGCGACCTGCTGCCCTTCACCTGGCCGGCACGCACACTGCGCCAAGTGCTGCCCAAGAGCCTCCACGGCCAGCTCGGCTACTACAGTTTCGACGGCGGCGCGCCGATCACCGCCGGCACCTGGCAAGCCGCGTACAGCGCAGCCCAGGTCGCCCTTACCGCCCAGGCCGCGATCCAGCAAGGCGCCCACAGCGCCTTCGCCCTCTGCCGACCGCCAGGACACCACGCCGCCAGCGACCTGATGGGCGGCTACTGCTACTTGAACAACGCCGCCATCGCCACCCAGGCCTTCCTCGACCAGGGCTGCGGCAAGGTGGCGATCCTCGACGTCGACTACCACCACGGCAACGGCACCCAGTCGATTTTCTATGAGCGCAGCGACGTGCTCTTCGCCTCCATCCACGGTGATCCGCAAGCGGAATTCCCGTTCTTCCTTGGCTATGCCGACGAACGAGGTGAAGGCGTCGGTGAAGGTTTCAACTTCAACTACCCGCTGGCCGCCGGCAGTGGCTGGGAGCGCTGGAGCGCGGCCCTGGAACAGGCCTGCGCCGAGATCGAGCGCTACGACGCCGAGGTGCTGGTGGTGTCCCTCGGCGTGGACACCTTCAAGGACGATCCGATTTCCCAGTTCAAGCTCGACAGCCCCGACTACCTGCGCATGGGCGAACGCATCGCCCGCCTGGGCAAGCCGACGCTGTTCGTGATGGAAGGCGGTTATGCGGTGGAAGAAATCGGCATCAATGCCGTGAACGTACTCGAAGGTTTCCAGAACGCCCAATGA
- a CDS encoding AraC family transcriptional regulator has product MLHSHLTTLNAVSLVLNTFREQGLPADTLLAGSGISAADLSRADTRITTNQEMRVCANAVALRREIGLELGRRMHVSSYGMLGYALLTSATFGDALRLALRYPALLGTLFELSLEEDGERIWFTAADYRENPLLATFNVEFCLVSLKVICDDLLGRPLPLLAARFEHDAPDYQANYADSFDCPLRFCATRNAFAFDRAWLDQSLPLADPITHQAMAERCRKQNLEFTGRQAWLGRIRQLLTAQLHTAPGLEGLAEQMNCSARTLRRHLRDLGCSYQELLDELRFERAKQLLADDQWPIHRIADELGFSETASFRHAFVRWSGVSPSQFRP; this is encoded by the coding sequence ATGCTCCACTCCCACCTGACCACCCTCAACGCCGTCTCCCTGGTGCTCAACACCTTCCGCGAACAGGGCCTGCCCGCCGACACGCTGCTGGCCGGCAGCGGCATCAGTGCCGCCGACCTGAGCCGCGCAGACACCCGCATCACCACCAACCAGGAAATGCGGGTATGCGCCAATGCCGTGGCCCTGCGCCGGGAAATCGGCCTGGAACTGGGCCGGCGCATGCACGTGTCGTCCTATGGCATGCTCGGTTACGCGCTGCTCACCAGTGCCACCTTCGGTGACGCCTTGCGCCTGGCCCTGCGCTACCCGGCGCTATTGGGAACACTCTTCGAGCTGAGCCTGGAGGAAGACGGCGAGCGCATCTGGTTCACCGCCGCGGACTACCGGGAGAACCCGCTGCTGGCGACCTTCAACGTCGAATTCTGCCTGGTCTCGCTGAAAGTCATCTGCGACGACCTGCTCGGTCGCCCCCTACCGCTGCTCGCCGCGCGTTTCGAGCACGATGCGCCGGACTATCAGGCCAACTACGCCGACAGCTTCGACTGCCCGCTGCGCTTTTGTGCCACCCGCAACGCCTTCGCCTTCGACCGCGCCTGGCTCGACCAATCGCTACCCCTGGCCGACCCGATTACCCACCAGGCCATGGCCGAGCGTTGCCGCAAACAGAATCTGGAGTTCACCGGGCGCCAGGCCTGGCTCGGGCGCATCCGCCAGTTGCTCACCGCTCAGTTGCATACCGCGCCCGGCCTGGAGGGCCTGGCCGAACAGATGAACTGCTCGGCAAGAACCCTGCGCCGACACCTGCGCGACCTGGGTTGCAGCTACCAGGAACTGCTCGACGAACTACGCTTCGAACGAGCCAAGCAACTGCTGGCCGACGACCAGTGGCCGATCCACCGGATCGCCGACGAACTGGGCTTCAGCGAAACCGCCAGCTTCCGCCATGCCTTCGTGCGCTGGAGCGGTGTCAGTCCTAGCCAGTTCCGCCCCTGA
- a CDS encoding DUF6124 family protein has translation MNKIVPDPPSQNTRRRITAILQQANADLLQVLHNQRDEPSLLETLKETAARPGNLRDGRHRSLFDVKAGINAETTLNHVSLLLRCAEEVSDEITEQGSGIERGLIWSMVHSVEMARALVDALLEGSQLTCVSD, from the coding sequence ATGAACAAGATCGTCCCCGATCCACCCAGTCAAAACACCCGCCGCCGCATTACGGCAATTCTGCAACAAGCCAACGCCGACCTTTTACAAGTCCTCCACAACCAGCGCGACGAACCGTCACTGCTCGAAACCCTGAAGGAAACCGCCGCCCGCCCCGGCAACCTCCGCGACGGCCGCCATCGCTCGCTGTTCGACGTCAAAGCCGGCATCAACGCCGAAACCACCCTCAACCATGTTTCGCTGCTACTCAGATGCGCCGAAGAAGTCTCTGATGAAATCACCGAACAGGGCAGCGGCATCGAACGCGGACTGATCTGGTCGATGGTGCATTCGGTGGAAATGGCCCGGGCACTGGTGGATGCGTTGCTGGAAGGTTCACAACTGACGTGTGTAAGTGACTGA
- a CDS encoding SgcJ/EcaC family oxidoreductase: MKKQIVLAALCSLVSLPALADKALVCTPVKPAQIADLFDEWNAALQTGDAKKVADKYLQDAVLLPTVSNKPRLSDAERIDYFEHFLANKPMGTIDSRTIRLGCNEAIDTGTYTFAFKDMSSVSARYTFTYAWNGQDWKISTHHSSAMPEK; this comes from the coding sequence ATGAAAAAGCAAATCGTACTGGCTGCGCTGTGCAGTCTTGTTTCCCTGCCGGCTCTTGCCGACAAAGCCTTGGTCTGCACGCCTGTGAAACCTGCGCAGATAGCAGACCTATTCGATGAGTGGAACGCCGCATTGCAGACCGGTGATGCAAAAAAGGTGGCGGATAAGTATCTGCAAGATGCCGTACTGCTACCCACCGTATCGAACAAGCCGCGTCTGAGCGATGCCGAGCGGATCGACTACTTCGAGCATTTCCTGGCGAACAAGCCGATGGGCACCATCGACAGCCGCACGATCCGACTCGGCTGCAACGAGGCGATCGACACCGGCACCTACACCTTTGCCTTCAAGGACATGTCGAGCGTGTCCGCCCGCTACACCTTCACCTACGCCTGGAACGGCCAGGACTGGAAGATTTCGACGCATCACTCTTCGGCGATGCCGGAGAAGTAA
- a CDS encoding alanine/glycine:cation symporter family protein, with protein MLEVINDFLSGKLLIVLIVGLGSYFTIRSRFVQFRHFGHMFGVFKESLRGQAGQLSSFQALMLSLAGRVGAGNIAGVGIAVTLGGPGAVFWMWVTALVGMSSSFFECTLAQVYKRADGDGLYRGGPAYYIQHGLKLKGMAVVFSILLLVTYGFAFNGLQSYTVTHSLQNAFGFDPSHTGIALAVLLAIVFLGGIKRIASVSDLLVPVKTLAYIGVTLYVIGTQIEHVPAMLETIFKSAFGLDPAFGGLLGSAIVMGVKRGVFANEAGLGSAPNVAAVAAVKHPGAQGVVQAFSVFLDTFVICTCTALLILLSGFYTPGFEGDGIVLTQNSLAAVVGDWGRLFVSVALSLFVFTCILYNYYLGETSLQFLSRNRAVLMTYRALVLALIVWGSTQNLSTVFAFADITMTCLAFVNLIALTLLFKIGLRVMRDYDEQRRAGVKQPVFDSSKFADLDLDRAAWPSNPQAEIADKAAAQGAPATQR; from the coding sequence ATGCTTGAAGTCATCAACGACTTCCTCTCGGGGAAACTGCTCATCGTGCTCATCGTCGGGCTCGGCAGTTACTTCACGATCCGTTCGCGGTTCGTCCAGTTCCGCCATTTCGGCCACATGTTCGGTGTGTTCAAGGAATCCCTGCGCGGCCAGGCAGGCCAACTCAGCTCGTTCCAGGCCCTGATGCTCAGCCTCGCCGGCCGCGTCGGTGCCGGTAACATTGCCGGTGTCGGTATCGCCGTGACCCTGGGTGGCCCGGGCGCCGTGTTCTGGATGTGGGTAACCGCTCTGGTCGGCATGTCCAGCAGCTTCTTCGAATGTACCCTGGCCCAGGTCTACAAGCGCGCCGATGGCGATGGCCTGTACCGTGGCGGTCCGGCCTACTACATCCAGCATGGCCTGAAGCTCAAGGGCATGGCGGTGGTGTTCTCGATCCTGCTGCTGGTCACCTACGGCTTCGCCTTCAACGGCCTGCAGTCGTACACCGTGACCCACTCGCTGCAAAACGCCTTCGGTTTCGATCCAAGCCACACCGGTATCGCCCTCGCCGTCTTGCTGGCCATCGTGTTCCTCGGCGGCATCAAGCGGATCGCCTCGGTGTCCGACCTGCTGGTTCCGGTGAAAACCCTGGCCTACATCGGCGTGACCCTGTACGTGATCGGCACCCAGATCGAACACGTCCCGGCCATGCTCGAAACCATCTTCAAGAGCGCCTTCGGCCTTGACCCGGCCTTCGGCGGCCTGCTCGGCAGCGCCATCGTCATGGGCGTCAAGCGCGGCGTGTTCGCCAACGAAGCCGGTCTGGGCAGTGCCCCGAACGTCGCTGCGGTCGCCGCCGTGAAACACCCGGGCGCCCAAGGCGTGGTCCAGGCGTTCAGCGTGTTCCTCGACACCTTCGTCATCTGCACCTGCACCGCGCTGCTGATCCTGCTGTCGGGTTTCTACACTCCGGGCTTCGAAGGTGACGGCATCGTCCTGACCCAGAACTCCCTGGCGGCGGTCGTCGGTGACTGGGGTCGTCTGTTCGTCAGCGTTGCCCTGTCGCTGTTCGTCTTCACCTGCATCCTCTACAACTACTACCTGGGCGAAACCAGCCTGCAGTTCCTCAGCCGCAACCGCGCTGTGCTGATGACCTACCGCGCACTGGTGCTGGCACTGATCGTCTGGGGTTCGACCCAGAACCTGTCGACCGTGTTCGCCTTCGCCGACATCACCATGACCTGCCTGGCGTTCGTCAACCTGATCGCCCTGACCCTGCTGTTCAAGATCGGCCTGCGGGTAATGCGCGACTACGACGAACAACGTCGTGCCGGCGTCAAGCAACCCGTGTTCGACTCCAGCAAGTTCGCCGACCTGGATCTGGACCGTGCGGCCTGGCCGAGCAATCCTCAGGCTGAAATCGCCGACAAAGCCGCCGCCCAAGGCGCACCGGCCACGCAACGCTGA
- the aspA gene encoding aspartate ammonia-lyase translates to MSSAASFRTEKDLLGVLEVPGDAYYGIQTLRAVNNFRLSGVPISHYPKFVVALAMVKQAAADANRELGHLSEAKHAAISEACARLIRGDFHEQFVVDMIQGGAGTSTNMNANEVIANIALEAMGHSKGEYQYLHPNNDVNMAQSTNDAYPTAIRLGLLLGHDALLASLDSLIQAFGAKGEEFAHVLKMGRTQLQDAVPMTLGQEFHAFATTLSEDLARLKTLAPEVLTEVNLGGTAIGTGINADPRYQKLAVDRLATISGQPLVPAADLIEATSDMGAFVLFSGMLKRTAVKLSKICNDLRLLSSGPRTGINEINLPARQPGSSIMPGKVNPVIPEAVNQVAFQIIGNDLALTIAAEGGQLQLNVMEPLIAFKIFDSIRLLQRAMDMLREHCIVGITANEARCRELVEHSIGLVTALNPYIGYENATRIARVALESGRGVLELVREEGLLDEAMLADILSPENMIAPRLAPLKA, encoded by the coding sequence ATGTCCTCCGCTGCATCCTTCCGCACAGAAAAAGACCTCCTTGGCGTACTTGAAGTACCCGGCGACGCGTATTACGGCATCCAGACCCTGCGAGCGGTGAACAACTTCCGCCTCTCCGGCGTCCCGATCTCGCACTACCCGAAATTCGTCGTGGCCCTGGCCATGGTCAAACAGGCCGCAGCCGACGCCAACCGCGAACTGGGCCACCTGAGCGAAGCCAAGCACGCCGCCATCAGCGAGGCCTGCGCCCGCCTGATCCGCGGCGACTTCCACGAGCAGTTCGTGGTGGACATGATTCAAGGCGGCGCTGGCACTTCAACCAACATGAATGCCAACGAAGTCATCGCCAACATCGCGCTGGAGGCCATGGGCCACAGCAAGGGCGAATACCAGTACCTGCACCCGAACAACGACGTGAACATGGCACAGTCGACCAACGACGCCTACCCAACGGCCATCCGCCTGGGTCTGCTGTTGGGTCACGACGCCCTGCTCGCCAGCCTCGACAGCCTCATCCAGGCTTTCGGCGCCAAGGGCGAAGAGTTTGCCCACGTCCTGAAAATGGGCCGTACCCAGCTGCAGGACGCCGTACCGATGACCCTCGGCCAGGAGTTCCACGCTTTCGCCACCACCCTGAGCGAAGACCTGGCCCGCCTGAAGACCCTGGCGCCGGAAGTACTGACCGAAGTCAACCTCGGCGGCACCGCCATCGGTACCGGCATCAACGCCGACCCACGTTACCAGAAGCTGGCGGTCGATCGCCTGGCAACCATCAGCGGCCAGCCCCTGGTCCCGGCGGCCGACCTGATCGAAGCCACCTCCGACATGGGCGCCTTCGTGCTGTTCTCCGGCATGCTCAAGCGTACCGCAGTCAAGCTGTCGAAAATCTGTAACGACCTGCGCCTGCTGTCCAGCGGCCCACGCACCGGCATCAACGAGATCAACCTGCCAGCGCGTCAGCCAGGCAGCTCGATCATGCCCGGCAAGGTCAACCCGGTTATCCCGGAAGCGGTCAACCAGGTGGCATTCCAGATCATCGGCAACGACCTGGCCCTGACCATCGCGGCCGAAGGCGGCCAACTGCAACTGAACGTGATGGAACCGTTGATCGCCTTCAAGATCTTCGACTCGATCCGCCTGCTGCAACGCGCCATGGACATGCTGCGCGAACACTGCATCGTCGGCATCACCGCCAACGAAGCCCGCTGCCGCGAACTGGTGGAACACTCCATCGGCCTGGTCACCGCGCTGAACCCGTACATCGGCTATGAAAACGCCACCCGTATCGCCCGTGTCGCCCTCGAAAGCGGCCGTGGCGTACTGGAACTGGTCCGCGAGGAAGGCCTGCTCGACGAAGCGATGCTCGCCGACATCCTGAGCCCGGAAAACATGATTGCTCCGCGCCTGGCGCCCCTGAAGGCCTGA